One part of the Bicyclus anynana chromosome 8, ilBicAnyn1.1, whole genome shotgun sequence genome encodes these proteins:
- the LOC112056728 gene encoding cytosolic 10-formyltetrahydrofolate dehydrogenase — protein sequence MPPVAVPDEAPKKKLRVAIIGQSTFAAEVFKLLQKDGHEVVGVFTVLDKGNREDPLASIAAQNGKPVFKYKTWRIKGKVIPEVLEDYKSVNADINVLPFCTQFIPMEVILYPKYQSICYHPSILPRHRGASSINWTLIEGDTTCGLTIFWADDGLDTGPILLQRSFPCTIEDTVDTLYNKYLYPEGIKALAESVNLVANGSAPRIAQTEVGATYDPALFKAETHQIDWSKGGVSLHNFIRGLDSSPGATSFIQPQTKDGVDENKDSAIEVKFYGSSLWEGEYEAEGDNLILPGLHKPAVIHEAGLLITANDGVRLNIQRLKVNGKMINAQNFFKTNENKVQLEVSPEEKKFIESVRDVWKAILRIDIENDTDFFNSGAGSMDVVRLVEEIKDLANIELQNEDIYMNTTFEEFFTIAILKTRGSVGSKDVVYDGVELEVNKMKIKFPTQLFINGEFVNSDSGKTLTLINPTDESVICKVQSASKSDVDRAVNAAQKAFEEGEWSKISARERGQLLFKLADLMEQHKEELATIESIDSGAVYTLALKTHVGMSIDTWRYFAGWCDKIQGATIPINHARPNRNLTLTKKEPIGVCALITPWNYPLMMLSWKMAACLAAGNTVVMKPAAVCPLTALKFAELSVRAGIPPGVINILPGSGTVCGQALADHPLVRKLGFTGSTEIGQTIMKSCAVSNMKKVSLELGGKSPLVIFEDCDLEKAVRNGMASVFFNKGENCIAAGRLFVEERIHDEFVRRVIEETKKMTIGDPLNRGTAHGPQNHKAHMDKLLEFCERGVKEGARLVFGGKRVDRPGYFFQPTVFTDVTDDMFLAKEESFGPIMIISKFSSKNLDDVIRRANNTEYGLASGVFTRDVSRALQFAERIDAGTVFVNTYNKTDVAAPFGGFKQSGFGKDLGQEALNEYLKTKCVTIEY from the exons CTTCAATTGCGGCACAGAACGGAAAGCCGGTGTTCAAATACAAAACATGGAGAATCAAGGGAAAGGTTATCCCGGAAGTGCTGGAGGACTACAAATCG gtaAATGCAGACATCAATGTGTTGCCCTTCTGCACCCAGTTTATTCCCATGGAAGTGATCCTGTATCCAAAATATCAGAGTATTTGCTATCATCCAAGCATTTTGCCGAGGCATAGAGGGGCGTCCTCTATCAACTG GACATTAATAGAAGGCGACACAACCTGCGGTCTCACAATATTCTGGGCTGACGATGGCTTAGACACTGGACCAATTTTGTTACAGAGAAGTTTTCCTTGTACGATCGAGGACACGGTAGATACCTTGTACAACAAGTATCTCTATCCAGAAG GTATAAAGGCTTTGGCAGAATCCGTTAACTTAGTAGCAAATGGATCAGCACCAAGAATAGCTCAAACCGAAGTAGGTGCTACTTACGACCCAGCTCTGTTCAAGGCAGAAACTCATCAA ATTGACTGGTCAAAAGGTGGTGTATCCCTGCACAATTTTATCCGAGGTCTGGATTCGTCGCCTGGTGCCACATCTTTTATTCAGCCACAGACGAAAGATGGTGTTGATGAAAACAAAGACTCCGCTATTGAAGTCAAGTTCTACGGGTCTTCACTTTGGGAAGGCGAATATGAAGCAGAAGGCGATAACTTGATTTTACCTGGTCTGCATAAACCTGCTGTTATACATGAAGCTGGCTTGTTAATCACTGCTAATGATGGAGTTAGG ctTAACATTCAAAGGTTAAAAGTTAATGGAAAAATGATCAACGcacaaaatttctttaaaacaaacgaaaataaagTTCAACTCGAAGTGAGCCCGGAAGAAAAGAAGTTTATTGAAAGcgttcgtgatgtttggaaagcAATACTAAGAATCGATATAGAAAATGATACAGATTTTTTCAATTCAGGAGCAGGCTCTATGGATGTGGTTAGATTAGTTGAAGAAATTAAGGATTTAGCGAACATAGAATTACAAAACGAGGACATTTATATGAATACAACCTTTGAAGAATTCTTTACGATAGCCATTCTTAAAACAAGGGGCAGTGTTGGCTCCAAAGACGTCGTTTACGATGGCGTTGAATTAGaagtaaacaaaatgaaaattaaatttccaactcaattatttataaatggTGAATTTGTTAATTCTGACAGTGGAAAAACATTGACTTTAATAAATCCTACTGATGAATCTGTGATATGTAAAGTTCAGAGTGCTTCGAAATCTGATGTAGATAGAGCAGTTAATGCGGCACAAAAGGCTTTCGAGGAAGGAGAATGGTCCAAAATTAGTGCTCGGGAGAGaggacaattattatttaa GTTAGCAGACCTTATGGAACAACATAAAGAAGAATTAGCAACAATCGAATCCATCGACTCGGGAGCCGTTTACACATTAGCCTTGAAAACACACGTAGGAATGTCCATCGACACTTGGAGATATTTCGCTGGTTGGTGTGATAAGATTCAAGGGGCAACGATCCCCATAAACCATGCTCGACCCAACAGGAATCTTACTTTAACAAAGAAGGAACCAATTGGAGTATGTGCTTTAATAACACCATGGAACTATCCTCTCATGATGCTCTCATGGAAAATGGCAGCGTGCTTAGCTGCTGGAAATACTGTTGTTATGAAACCAGCTGCC GTATGTCCATTAACAGCTCTCAAGTTTGCGGAATTGAGTGTGCGAGCTGGTATTCCTCCGGGGGTAATCAACATCCTACCAGGAAGTGGAACTGTTTGTGGGCAAGCCTTAGCCGACCATCCACTTGTTAGAAAGTTGGGCTTTACTGGCAGTACGGAAATTG gACAAACAATTATGAAATCGTGCGCAGTATCAAATATGAAAAAAGTCTCACTGGAATTAGGTGGAAAATCGCCTTTGGTCATCTTTGAGGATTGTGATCTCGAAAAAGCAGTTCGTAAC GGAATGGCTTCAGTATTCTTCAACAAAGGTGAAAACTGCATCGCTGCCGGTCGACTTTTCGTCGAAGAGCGAATACACGATGAATTCGTTAGACGTGTTATTGAAGAAACTAAGAAGATGACCATCGGAGACCCTCTGAATAGAGGAACAGCTCATGGCCCACAGAACCATAAAGCACATATGGACAAACTGCTtgag TTTTGCGAACGCGGTGTAAAGGAAGGCGCTAGGCTCGTTTTCGGCGGCAAACGCGTGGACAGGCCTGGCTACTTCTTCCAGCCGACTGTATTCACCGACGTGACTGATGACATGTTTCTGGCTAAGGAGGAATCATTTGGACCCATTATGATTATCAGCAAATTTAGTAGCAA AAATTTAGACGACGTCATCCGCCGAGCAAACAACACAGAGTACGGTCTGGCTAGCGGAGTCTTCACACGAGACGTCTCCCGCGCACTGCAGTTCGCCGAGCGCATCGATGCTGGCACAGTCTTCGTCAACACTTACAACAAAACCGATGTAGCTGCACCTTTTGGAGGTTTTAAGCAATCTGGATTCGGCAAAGATTTAG GTCAAGAAGCACTCAATGAATATCTCAAAACAAAATGTGTGACTATtgaatattaa